Proteins from a genomic interval of Desulfuromonadales bacterium:
- a CDS encoding putative maltokinase, whose amino-acid sequence PIIDILEQTPPIPEGCQWGLFLRNHDELTLEMVTDEERDYMYRVYARDPRARINLGIRRRLAPLMGNDRRKIELMNVLLFTLPGTPILYYGDEIGMGDNYYLGDRDGVRTPMQWSPDRNAGFSMSNPQRLFLPVIIDPEYHFEAVSVETQARNPASLLWWMRRMIALRRQFKAFGRGSIEFLTQDNPKVLVFVRRCEEETILVLINLSRFSQAVEINHPRFAGFVPEDMFSRNRFPVLRESPYVILLGGHDYHLLLMRREAAAVTRKEEVLVPEISVEHRWEDVLEGKPLERLEQAILPDYLKKRRWFGGKGRTINRLSVTDSLPVADGEATVFLVFIEVAYAEGGAEIVLLPMHFAVQESARHLLEESPQSIIARLRVGTKEGLLYDGVHSWGLREALFETIARGKTIRMKGGELVGRRNRAFRNFLAGAGMPEASQILKAEQTNTAIVYDHSFFLKLYRRLEEGVNPEAEMGRFLTEDIRFAGVAPLIGTLEYRRTVAEPVDIALLQGYIPSHGDAWTFTLDEVTRYFDRVLSRTGALREPPPLPLSLFDLDFAAAPPLMQELIGGFFLEMVALLGRRSGELHLALASRPQDPAFSPEPFSLLYQRSVYQSMRSLARQVLVRLERNLQRLAPEARPEAQWLLASEQEVLQRLRRFLDRKFAAMKIRIHGDYHLGQVLYTGKDFIIIDFEGEPARAMSERRIKRSPLRDVAGMIRSFHYAAHAVLLQHGQLRSEDVPALGEWAEAWYRHVSGVFLHAYLGTVASASFVPAERHDLEIMLEAFLLDKAVYELGYELDNRPDWVGVPLRGIRELVEGQR is encoded by the coding sequence CCCATCATCGACATCCTCGAGCAGACCCCGCCGATACCCGAGGGCTGCCAGTGGGGGCTCTTCCTGCGCAACCACGACGAGCTGACCCTGGAGATGGTCACCGACGAGGAGCGCGATTACATGTACCGCGTCTATGCCCGGGACCCCCGCGCCCGGATCAACCTCGGCATCCGGCGCCGGCTGGCGCCGCTCATGGGGAACGACCGTCGGAAGATCGAGCTGATGAACGTCCTCCTCTTTACCCTCCCCGGGACGCCGATCCTCTATTACGGCGACGAGATCGGCATGGGCGACAACTACTACCTGGGGGACCGCGACGGGGTGCGCACCCCGATGCAGTGGAGCCCGGACCGCAACGCCGGTTTTTCCATGAGCAACCCGCAGCGCCTCTTCCTGCCGGTCATCATCGATCCCGAATACCATTTTGAAGCCGTCAGCGTCGAGACCCAGGCCCGCAACCCGGCCTCACTGCTGTGGTGGATGCGCCGGATGATCGCCCTGCGCCGGCAGTTCAAGGCCTTCGGCCGGGGGAGCATCGAATTTCTGACCCAGGACAACCCCAAGGTTCTGGTCTTCGTCCGCCGCTGTGAGGAAGAGACCATCCTGGTCCTGATCAACCTCTCCCGCTTCTCCCAGGCGGTGGAAATCAATCACCCCCGTTTCGCCGGTTTTGTCCCGGAAGATATGTTCAGCCGCAACCGGTTTCCCGTCCTCAGGGAGTCGCCGTACGTGATCCTCCTGGGCGGGCATGACTACCACCTTCTGCTGATGCGAAGGGAAGCGGCGGCAGTCACCCGGAAAGAAGAAGTTCTGGTCCCTGAAATCTCGGTCGAACACCGGTGGGAAGACGTCCTGGAGGGGAAGCCGCTGGAGCGCCTGGAGCAGGCGATCCTGCCGGACTATCTGAAGAAGCGCCGCTGGTTCGGGGGAAAGGGGCGCACCATCAACAGGCTCTCGGTCACGGACAGCCTGCCGGTGGCGGACGGTGAGGCGACGGTCTTTCTGGTCTTTATCGAGGTCGCCTACGCCGAGGGGGGGGCGGAAATCGTCCTGCTTCCCATGCACTTCGCCGTCCAGGAGAGTGCCCGACACCTGCTGGAGGAGTCACCCCAGTCCATCATCGCCCGCCTGCGCGTGGGCACGAAGGAAGGCCTGCTCTATGACGGGGTGCATAGTTGGGGATTGCGAGAGGCCCTGTTCGAGACAATTGCCCGCGGCAAGACGATCAGAATGAAGGGAGGTGAGCTGGTCGGTCGACGGAACCGGGCATTCAGAAATTTCCTGGCCGGGGCCGGAATGCCGGAGGCCTCGCAGATCCTGAAGGCGGAACAGACCAACACGGCGATCGTCTACGACCACAGCTTCTTTTTGAAGCTCTACCGTCGCCTGGAGGAAGGGGTAAACCCGGAGGCGGAAATGGGGAGGTTTCTCACCGAAGATATCCGCTTCGCCGGGGTCGCCCCGCTGATCGGCACCCTGGAGTATCGCCGGACCGTCGCCGAGCCGGTGGATATCGCCCTGCTCCAGGGATACATTCCGAGCCATGGGGATGCCTGGACGTTCACTCTGGACGAGGTCACCCGCTACTTCGACCGCGTTCTGTCCAGGACGGGGGCGCTCCGGGAGCCGCCGCCCCTGCCGCTCTCGCTCTTCGATCTCGATTTTGCCGCCGCCCCTCCGCTCATGCAGGAGCTGATCGGCGGCTTCTTCCTGGAGATGGTCGCCCTGCTCGGCAGAAGGAGCGGCGAGCTCCACCTGGCCCTCGCCTCCCGGCCGCAGGACCCGGCCTTCAGCCCGGAGCCCTTCTCCCTGCTCTACCAGCGCTCCGTCTACCAGTCGATGCGGAGCCTGGCGCGGCAGGTGCTCGTCCGCCTGGAGCGGAATCTGCAGCGACTCGCTCCGGAAGCCAGACCCGAGGCGCAGTGGCTGCTGGCCTCGGAGCAGGAGGTGCTGCAGCGGCTGCGCCGGTTCCTCGACCGGAAGTTTGCCGCCATGAAGATCCGCATCCACGGCGATTACCATCTCGGTCAGGTACTTTACACCGGCAAGGATTTCATCATCATCGATTTCGAGGGGGAACCGGCCCGGGCGATGAGCGAACGGCGGATCAAGCGCTCCCCCCTGCGGGACGTGGCGGGGATGATCCGTTCCTTCCATTATGCCGCCCATGCCGTTCTCCTCCAGCACGGGCAGCTGCGCAGCGAAGACGTCCCGGCTCTCGGCGAGTGGGCGGAAGCCTGGTATCGGCATGTCAGCGGGGTATTCCTCCATGCGTACCTGGGGACGGTCGCCAGCGCCTCCTTTGTCCCTGCGGAGCGGCACGACCTGGAAATCATGCTCGAGGCTTTTCTGCTGGACAAGGCGGTTTACGAGCTGGGTTACGAGCTCGACAACCGCCCCGACTGGGTCGGAGTCCCGCTGCGGGGCATCAGAGAACTGGTGGAGGGGCAGAGGTGA
- a CDS encoding nucleotidyltransferase family protein: MKSDEIFQTIIGHQDELSRLGVSRIGLFGSAVRGEARPESDLDFLVEFRPGEKSYDHFFELAELLERLFGRKVDLLTVDSVSPILRKRILQEARFETIH, encoded by the coding sequence GTGAAATCGGACGAGATTTTCCAGACTATCATTGGCCACCAGGACGAATTGTCCCGCCTCGGCGTGAGCCGCATCGGTCTGTTCGGTTCAGCCGTGCGCGGCGAGGCGAGACCGGAGAGTGATCTTGATTTTCTGGTGGAGTTTCGGCCGGGTGAAAAAAGCTACGACCACTTCTTTGAGCTGGCTGAGCTACTGGAGCGCCTGTTCGGCCGCAAGGTCGACCTGCTGACGGTTGACTCGGTCAGCCCCATCCTGCGTAAGCGGATTCTCCAAGAGGCCCGGTTTGAAACCATCCACTAG